A window of Malania oleifera isolate guangnan ecotype guangnan chromosome 5, ASM2987363v1, whole genome shotgun sequence contains these coding sequences:
- the LOC131156393 gene encoding WRKY transcription factor 23 isoform X2: MEKTEAAKMEGPIGSLTFSDQVPASCSPLPSEVFDFCEGEEKIGPSSSLGFMELLGVQDYTTPSLFDLLQPPPLLPDHHHYHHHHDQTAVVPSAPTPTSTAPESSSEVLNLPATPNSSSISSASSNDRDPRAKAAHHDHDYEEGEQAEKVTNKQLKSKKMNQKRQREPRFAFMTKSEIDQLEDGYRWRKYGQKAVKNSPFPRSYYRCTTATCNVKKRVERSFSDPSIVVTTYEGQHTHPVSPTGMPRSAAAGFPPPRLSSGISPAAAYAMAAAPGVQVRALPYSDDQINQYLQLKHQQQQQQQQMMYFNGNLPLLSSFAWRNGSLAGTSVPTTTSDLLRDHGLLQDIVPTNMRKEG, encoded by the exons ATGGAGAAGACAGAGGCTGCGAAAATGGAGGGTCCAATCGGATCTTTGACATTTTCCGATCAGGTTCCGGCCAGCTGCAGCCCATTACCGTCAGAGGTGTTTGACTTTTGCGAGGGAGAAGAGAAGATCGGCCCTTCATCATCACTAGGGTTTATGGAACTACTCGGTGTTCAAGACTACACCACTCCTTCCCTCTTTGATTTGCTTCAGCCACCACCGCTCCTTCCTGATCACCATCACTACCATCATCATCATGATCAGACGGCTGTTGTTCCCTCTGCGCCCACTCCCACCTCCACCGCCCCGGAGTCGTCGTCCGAGGTCCTCAATCTCCCGGCCACGCCGAACTCTTCCTCGATATCATCGGCCTCCAGCAATGATCGCGATCCGCGGGCTAAGGCAGCTCACCATGATCATGACTATGAAGAAGGAGAGCAAGCAGAGAAGGTCACTAACAAACA ATTGAAATCAAAGAAGATGAACCAGAAAAGGCAGAGAGAGCCGAGATTCGCTTTCATGACTAAAAGTGAGATTGATCAGCTTGAAGACGGCTACAGATGGAGAAAGTATGGCCAGAAGGCTGTTAAGAACAGCCCTTTCCCTag GAGTTACTACAGGTGCACCACTGCAACATGTAATGTGAAGAAGAGGGTGGAGAGGTCATTCAGTGATCCAAGCATTGTTGTCACCACCTACGAAGGGCAACACACCCACCCAGTGAGCCCGACCGGGATGCCTCGCTCTGCCGCCGCGGGATTTCCGCCGCCACGGCTGAGCTCCGGCATCTCCCCCGCCGCAGCCTACGCTATGGCGGCGGCACCGGGGGTGCAAGTGAGAGCGCTGCCCTATTCCGATGACCAAATTAACCAATATTTACAGCTGAagcatcaacaacaacaacaacaacaacaaatgaTGTACTTCAATGGTAACTTGCCGTTGTTGAGTAGTTTTGCTTGGAGGAATGGTAGTTTGGCCGGCACCAGTGTTCCGACAACTACGTCGGATTTGCTCAGAGATCATGGGCTTCTTCAGGACATTGTCCCTACTAACATGAGGAAGGAAGgctag
- the LOC131156393 gene encoding WRKY transcription factor 23 isoform X1 has translation MEKTEAAKMEGPIGSLTFSDQVPASCSPLPSEVFDFCEGEEKIGPSSSLGFMELLGVQDYTTPSLFDLLQPPPLLPDHHHYHHHHDQTAVVPSAPTPTSTAPESSSEVLNLPATPNSSSISSASSNDRDPRAKAAHHDHDYEEGEQAEKVTNKHRLKSKKMNQKRQREPRFAFMTKSEIDQLEDGYRWRKYGQKAVKNSPFPRSYYRCTTATCNVKKRVERSFSDPSIVVTTYEGQHTHPVSPTGMPRSAAAGFPPPRLSSGISPAAAYAMAAAPGVQVRALPYSDDQINQYLQLKHQQQQQQQQMMYFNGNLPLLSSFAWRNGSLAGTSVPTTTSDLLRDHGLLQDIVPTNMRKEG, from the exons ATGGAGAAGACAGAGGCTGCGAAAATGGAGGGTCCAATCGGATCTTTGACATTTTCCGATCAGGTTCCGGCCAGCTGCAGCCCATTACCGTCAGAGGTGTTTGACTTTTGCGAGGGAGAAGAGAAGATCGGCCCTTCATCATCACTAGGGTTTATGGAACTACTCGGTGTTCAAGACTACACCACTCCTTCCCTCTTTGATTTGCTTCAGCCACCACCGCTCCTTCCTGATCACCATCACTACCATCATCATCATGATCAGACGGCTGTTGTTCCCTCTGCGCCCACTCCCACCTCCACCGCCCCGGAGTCGTCGTCCGAGGTCCTCAATCTCCCGGCCACGCCGAACTCTTCCTCGATATCATCGGCCTCCAGCAATGATCGCGATCCGCGGGCTAAGGCAGCTCACCATGATCATGACTATGAAGAAGGAGAGCAAGCAGAGAAGGTCACTAACAAACA cAGATTGAAATCAAAGAAGATGAACCAGAAAAGGCAGAGAGAGCCGAGATTCGCTTTCATGACTAAAAGTGAGATTGATCAGCTTGAAGACGGCTACAGATGGAGAAAGTATGGCCAGAAGGCTGTTAAGAACAGCCCTTTCCCTag GAGTTACTACAGGTGCACCACTGCAACATGTAATGTGAAGAAGAGGGTGGAGAGGTCATTCAGTGATCCAAGCATTGTTGTCACCACCTACGAAGGGCAACACACCCACCCAGTGAGCCCGACCGGGATGCCTCGCTCTGCCGCCGCGGGATTTCCGCCGCCACGGCTGAGCTCCGGCATCTCCCCCGCCGCAGCCTACGCTATGGCGGCGGCACCGGGGGTGCAAGTGAGAGCGCTGCCCTATTCCGATGACCAAATTAACCAATATTTACAGCTGAagcatcaacaacaacaacaacaacaacaaatgaTGTACTTCAATGGTAACTTGCCGTTGTTGAGTAGTTTTGCTTGGAGGAATGGTAGTTTGGCCGGCACCAGTGTTCCGACAACTACGTCGGATTTGCTCAGAGATCATGGGCTTCTTCAGGACATTGTCCCTACTAACATGAGGAAGGAAGgctag